Genomic segment of Streptomyces longhuiensis:
TCGATGCCGCCGTACGCGGTGCGCTGGACGCCAAGATGCGCGGCGGGGGAGAGGTGTGCATCGCCGCCAACCGCTTCTACGTCCACGCCGACGTGGCCGCCGAGTTCACCGAGAAGTTCGGCGCCGCGATGCGCGAGGTCAAGGCCGGGCCCGGTCTCGCCGAGGGCGTCACCCTCGGCCCGATGATCAACCCGACGGCCGTGGAGAGGATCAGCGGCCTGGTCGCGGACGCCGTGAACCGCGGGGCCCGGATCACCGCGCAGGGCGAGGTCCCTGCCGACGGCGGCTGGTACCACCCGGCGACCGTCCTCACCAACGTCCCCGCCGACGCCGAGATCCTGCACACCGAAGTTTTCGGCCCGGTCGCCCCCATCGTCACCTTCACGGACGAGGAGGAGATGCTCACCGCCGCCAACGACACCGCGTTCGGCCTCGCCTCGTACGTCTACACCCGGGACCTGGCCCGCGGCCTGCGCATCGCCGAGCGCCTGGAGACCGGCATGGTCGGCCTCAATCGCGGCCTGATCTCCGACACGGCCGCCCCCTTCGGCGGCGTCAAGCAGTCCGGCATCGGCCGTGAGGGAGGCCGCGAGGGAATCGAGGCGTTCCTCGAGACCAAGTACGTCGCCCTGGACTGGCCCACCGACTAGAAACTGCCCGCCCCCGCCCCCGCCCCCACAACCTACGGAGTCCCCATGGCAATGACGCCTGTCTCCCAACGCCCCCTCGGCGCGCCCGCGGCGGGCAGCCCCCGCGACCGGGCCCGGCTGCACTTCCGCCTGAAGACCGCGACCCAGCTGGGCCAGGGCCTCGACGGCTACGTCATCGGCGGCATCGGCATGGCCATGGCCGCCCTCACGGCGGACCTGCACCTGGGCACCATCGCCCAGGGTCTCGTCGGAGCCTCGCCGCTGATCGGCATCTTCTTCGGTGGACCGGCCTTCGGCTGGCTCGCCGACCGCTTCGGGCGCCGCCCCGTCTTCATGGTCGACATGCTGATCTTCCTGATCAGCTCGGTGGCCCAGTTCTTCGTGGTGGACGGCACCCAGCTCTTCCTGATCCGCCTGGTGATGGGCCTGGCGATCGGCGGCGAGTACGCGGTGGGGGCACCCCTGCTGTCCGAGTACGCGCCCAGTAAGGGCCGCGGCCGACTGCTCGGCAGCCTGGAGATCAGCTGGTACGCGGGATACGCCCTGGCCACGGTGGTCGGCGCCCTGTTCGCCGAGATGGACGGCGGCTGGCGCTGGTCCCTGTCCAGCGGCGCGGTCATCGCCGTCGTCTGCCTGGCACTGCGCGGAGGCGTGCCGGAGTCGGCCCGCTGGCTCCTCAGCAGGGGCCGCACCGAGGAGGCCCGAACGCTCATCGAGCGGTACGGCATCGAGCTCGACGCGGACGCCGAACTCGCCGACAGCGGTGAACAGGCGGGATTCCGGGCGCTGTTCAGCCGCAAGCACCTGCGGGCGACCGTCTTCGCCGGCACGTTCTGGGCGGCGCTCGTCCTGCCGTACTTCGCGATCGGTGCCTTCTGGGGCGAGGTGTTCGAGGCTCTGAACATGGGCGACAACGCGGTCGCCGCCCTCCTCGTCTACGCGTTCACCGCGGTCGCGGGCGTCACGCTCGGCTGCCTCGTGGTCGAGCGCATCGGCCGCCGCAAGCTCCTGATCCCCCCGTTCTGGATCACCGCGGTCTGCCTCGCCCTGGTGGCGATGTGGCCGGACGTCACGCCCGTCGTGGTGGGCGGCTTCCTGTTCTTCATCTTCCTCAACGCGGCGTCCAGCGCGCTGACGGCGGTGTATCCCCTGGAGGTCTTCCCCACCGCACTGCGCACCACGGGTGTCGGATTCGCGGCGGCGATCAGCCGCGTCGGTGCAGCGATCGGTACGTTTCTGCTGCCGATGGGACTGGAACACGTGGGCCCGCGATTCGTCCTGCTCGTGGGAGCGGCGGTGCTCGCGCTCGGCGGTCTGGTCTCCCACTTCCTGGCCCCGGAGACCACGGACATGGACCTCGCCCACACCGCGCGCGCGGGACGCTGACCGCGCTGAGTGCTCATGCTCGCCAGGTCGGGCGAGCGCCCCGCCTGCCCCTGCTTCTGCGCTCGGACCCGGTGGTGGGGGCAGGCGCGAGGCGGGCTCGGTGACTCGTGCGGCTCCGAATGGGTGGACTCGCCCGCACGGAACACTGCCTGCCGGTCGCGGTGACTGTGCGGAGATGCGCCAACTCTCCTGGAAATGCTGTCTCTTGGACGGCTCGTATGTCGAGACTGGCAGTCGGCGTTGTCCGAGTCGAGCAACCGACAGTCGACCCACATCGGTCAGTCAGGGAGTTCAGATGAGTCTGCCCAAGCGTGCGATGGCCGTCGCGTTCGTGGCCGCCGGAGCCCTCACCGCCCTGGCCCCGCAGGCCATGGCCGCGCCGATGCCCTGGGAGACCAGCAAGTCCCCGGCGGCCACCACTCACCACGGCCCGGCGACGAGGGCAGGGGAGAGGGGCGCGGCCACTGTGCTCTGCGGCACCCCCTGCTACCAGTAGGTGCCGGCATGCTGCCGATCTCGTCGACGAACTCGATTGCCGCGCCCGCATGAGGCGGGGCGTGTTCGAAGGGGGCAGCGAGCCTGCTGCCCCCTTGCCCACCGCGCTCGCGGCGCGGTCCTGTTCGGACACCGGCGATCCTCAGGTGGCGCCCAGGCTCGCCGAGAGGTCCTTCGCCAGAACAACGCTGTCGTAGTTGGTGACGCCCCACCGCCACGTCCCGATGGGTTCGTATCGGCGTCGCAGGTACCAGGCAACCAGATCGTCCGCTGCTGCGGATGTGTCGATGGCGACGTGCGACGAGCCGAGGGCGGCGATCCTGGACTCCGCCAGATCCAGGAGCCGGCGCCCCAACCCGCTTCCCCGCTGGGACGGTTCCACCGCCAGCTGCCAGAACGACCCCGCGCCCTCCGGAGCGGGATACCCGGCGGGCGTGGTGTGAGGGGCGGACACGGTCACGGTCCCGACCAATGCGTCGTCTTCGATCGCGACCCAGCACTCACCCTTGCTCAGCCTGTGCCGGGTGTCCTGCGGAGACTGGTAGGAAGCGAAGAAGACCCGCCCGGCCTCGGCGTGGTCCGCGTACGCCCGGTGGAGCAGCAAGGTGAGCTCCTCCACCGAATCACCCTCGTGGAAGCGCCTGAACCGGACGTTGTCCCGCGTACTTGTCTGCTTCGAACCCATGCTCATGCGGGCAGTCAACAACAGGCAACACCACAAGGGAATGTCGATTCGGCGTCGGCCCGGATCCTGCGCTTTCCGGGGCTGGAGGGAGAGGCACGGGTCTCCTCACTGCACTGTCACACCCTGGCCGAGGCCGAGCGATTCCTGCGGGCCACCGAGGAGATCGTCCGCGAGGCGAGCTGGAGGCACAGCGGCCGCCGGCGCCTGTGAGGCACTCGGTCCAGAGACGAAGCCCCCTGTCCTCCGGAGGCGACCTCGACAGGGAAGGAGGGGTGCGGCCCCGCCGACAGCGGGTCCGCACCCCTCCTTCACCGCACGCACCGGCGCGTACGGGGTCCCGGGCCGCTGGCGCGAACATGGAACGGCCCGGGACGGTATGGGGTGTCAGCCGTTCAGGGCGTCGATGAGCGCCTTGACGACGTCTTCGGTGGTCGCGGTTCCGCCCACGTCACGGGTCAGGACGCCCGCCGCGGTCGTGGCCTCGATGGCTCGGTGCAGCCGGGCGGCCTGTTCGGGCAGGCCGAAGTGGTCCAGCATGAGCGCCGCGCTGCCCACCGCGCCGATCGGGTTGGCCAGGCCCTGGCCGGCGATGTCCGGCGCCGAGCCGTGCACGGGCTCGAACATGCTGGGGAAGCGGCGCTCGGGGTTGAGGTTGGCGCTCGCGGCCAGTCCGAGGCTGCCCGCCAGCGCGCTGCCGAGGTCGGAGAGGATGTCGGCGTTGAGGTTGGAGGCGACGACGACGGACAGGTCCTCGGGGCGCAGGACGAACTTCGCCGACATGGCGTCCACGAGGACGCTCTCGGTCTCCACGTCGGGGTAGTCGGCGGCGACGCGCTTGAAGACGTCGTCCCAGAGGACCATGCCGTACTGCTGGGCGTTGCTCTTGGTGACGCTCGAGACCTTGCGCCGGTCGCGAGTGCGGGCGAGGTCGAAGGCGAAGCGCATGATGCGTTCGCATCCGACTTCGGTGAACAGGGCGGACTGGACGGCGACTTCGCCGCCGGGGCCGCGGCCCGCGAGGTTACGTCCGCCCAGGCCGGCGTACTCGCCTTCGCTGTTCTCGCGCACGACGACCCAGTCGAGGTCGGTGTGGTCGGCCTTGCGCAGCGGGCTCTGGACGCCGGGCAGGAAGTGGACGGGGCGGACGTTGGCCCACTGGTCGAAGCTCTGGCAGATCTTCAGGCGCAGGCCCCACAGGCTGATGTGGTCGGGGACGGTGGGCCAGCCGACGGCGCCGAAGTAGATGGCGTCGAAGTCCTTGAGGCGGTCGAGGCCGTCGTCGTCGATCATTTTGCCGGTCTTGGTGTAGTAGTCGCACCCCCAGGGGAACTCCTCCCAGGCGAAGGAGAAGGCACCGTCCGAGTCCTGGGCCAGTGCGTCAAGGACGGCGCGGCCTGCTGCGACGACTTCCGCGCCGACGCCGTCGGCGGGAATGGCGGCGATCCTGAATGTCTGGGGTGTGGTCACAACGGCCTCCGGCGATGAGCGGGCACATGGGGTGCGTGCGGACATCCATGAGTCAACACAGGGGCCCGGCACCGCGTCCAAGACCTGCTTTCGATGCGACCCATAGCCGCAGCCGATGAGTGGGGCAGCACGGAAGCATGAACCACCCCACGGTGTCCGATGGGCGGAACAGGGGACCGTTCAGGAGAGGTTGGCGCCCCCCGACGATGGTCCGCCGGGTGACACAGCGGCCGTTCAGACGAGGTCGCCGCGGTCCTCGGCGGTTCGCTGCCTGGCCAGAGACCGGGTCAGGTCCAGGAACGAGCGGGCGGCCGGGGTCAGGTGCGCGGGCAGGCTGATCATGGCTACGTGCAGGTGAGCGGTCGGCTCGATGGGCGCCACGGAGGCTCCGCAGCGGCGGGCAAGGCGCGTCCAGGCTGCCGGGAGTACGGCGATGCCCACACCGCTCAGAACGAGCGGGAGGATCGACGTGCGGTGGTCGACGACAGCGACGATGTCGGTGTCCGTTCCGGCGGTGGTGATGTCGTCGACGATGGTGCGCATCAGACTGCCGCGGCGGGACGCTATGAGCTTGCGCCCGGCGAGGTCTTGCGGGCGCAGGGGTACGGCGTCCTGGATGTCCCCTCCCGGCGCGGAGACGGCGACGAACGGCTGGACCTCGACGGGCAGGACTTCGATCCCCGGGGCATTCACCGGGCTGGCCGCGCCGAGCAGGCCGAGTTCACAGGCGCCGCTGCGGACGAGAGCGATCACTTCCTCGGGTGTGAACGCGGCCTGCGTGCTGACCCTCAGTGAGGGGTGCAGCGCGGTGAAACGCTGGACCAGGGTGGTCAGCGGCTCGATGCCGGGGGACGGCATGACGGCTATCTCGACGGTCCCGCCGTGCAGCCCCGACAGTCCCGCCGCCTTCTCACGCACGGCGTCGAGGTCCCGTAGAACCCGTCGGCTGGGTTCCAGGAGTTCGGCGCCGGCCTCACTGAGCACCACGCCACGGCCCAGCCGATGGAAGAGGGAGACACCCAGATCGGACTCCAGGTTCGCCATCGCCTGCGACAAGGAGGGCTGCGCGACATGGAGCGCGGCCGCCGCCTTGCTGAACCCCC
This window contains:
- a CDS encoding MFS transporter, whose translation is MAMTPVSQRPLGAPAAGSPRDRARLHFRLKTATQLGQGLDGYVIGGIGMAMAALTADLHLGTIAQGLVGASPLIGIFFGGPAFGWLADRFGRRPVFMVDMLIFLISSVAQFFVVDGTQLFLIRLVMGLAIGGEYAVGAPLLSEYAPSKGRGRLLGSLEISWYAGYALATVVGALFAEMDGGWRWSLSSGAVIAVVCLALRGGVPESARWLLSRGRTEEARTLIERYGIELDADAELADSGEQAGFRALFSRKHLRATVFAGTFWAALVLPYFAIGAFWGEVFEALNMGDNAVAALLVYAFTAVAGVTLGCLVVERIGRRKLLIPPFWITAVCLALVAMWPDVTPVVVGGFLFFIFLNAASSALTAVYPLEVFPTALRTTGVGFAAAISRVGAAIGTFLLPMGLEHVGPRFVLLVGAAVLALGGLVSHFLAPETTDMDLAHTARAGR
- a CDS encoding GNAT family N-acetyltransferase encodes the protein MSMGSKQTSTRDNVRFRRFHEGDSVEELTLLLHRAYADHAEAGRVFFASYQSPQDTRHRLSKGECWVAIEDDALVGTVTVSAPHTTPAGYPAPEGAGSFWQLAVEPSQRGSGLGRRLLDLAESRIAALGSSHVAIDTSAAADDLVAWYLRRRYEPIGTWRWGVTNYDSVVLAKDLSASLGAT
- a CDS encoding tartrate dehydrogenase, which gives rise to MTTPQTFRIAAIPADGVGAEVVAAGRAVLDALAQDSDGAFSFAWEEFPWGCDYYTKTGKMIDDDGLDRLKDFDAIYFGAVGWPTVPDHISLWGLRLKICQSFDQWANVRPVHFLPGVQSPLRKADHTDLDWVVVRENSEGEYAGLGGRNLAGRGPGGEVAVQSALFTEVGCERIMRFAFDLARTRDRRKVSSVTKSNAQQYGMVLWDDVFKRVAADYPDVETESVLVDAMSAKFVLRPEDLSVVVASNLNADILSDLGSALAGSLGLAASANLNPERRFPSMFEPVHGSAPDIAGQGLANPIGAVGSAALMLDHFGLPEQAARLHRAIEATTAAGVLTRDVGGTATTEDVVKALIDALNG
- a CDS encoding LysR family transcriptional regulator; this encodes MDARQLEYFLAIVEHGGFSKAAAALHVAQPSLSQAMANLESDLGVSLFHRLGRGVVLSEAGAELLEPSRRVLRDLDAVREKAAGLSGLHGGTVEIAVMPSPGIEPLTTLVQRFTALHPSLRVSTQAAFTPEEVIALVRSGACELGLLGAASPVNAPGIEVLPVEVQPFVAVSAPGGDIQDAVPLRPQDLAGRKLIASRRGSLMRTIVDDITTAGTDTDIVAVVDHRTSILPLVLSGVGIAVLPAAWTRLARRCGASVAPIEPTAHLHVAMISLPAHLTPAARSFLDLTRSLARQRTAEDRGDLV